The Chryseobacterium sp. 52 genome includes a region encoding these proteins:
- the hisB gene encoding bifunctional histidinol-phosphatase/imidazoleglycerol-phosphate dehydratase HisB, whose protein sequence is MKKVLFIDRDGTLIIEPPEDFQVDSLEKLEFYPGVFQNLSKIAREMDYELVMVTNQDGLGTDSFPYEDFIKPHEKMLKTFENEGIIFSDILIDKSFEHENLPTRKPGTGMLSKYMYGNYDLENSYVIGDRDTDIQLAVNLGSKSIFLNESFNEEATLGTTSWNSIYSFLKQESRKAKVCRKTNETEIDIEIDLNGNGVSEISTGLHFFDHMLEQISKHGNLDLKIKVNGDLQVDEHHTIEDTGIALGEAFLKALGNKKGIERYGFLLPMDDCLAQAAIDFGGRSWLVWNVDFKREKIGDVPTEMFFHFFKSFTDSSRSNLNIKAEGSNEHHKIEAVFKAFAKTIKMAVNQSDSNYNLPSTKGTL, encoded by the coding sequence ATGAAAAAAGTATTGTTCATAGACCGCGACGGAACTCTTATTATAGAACCGCCGGAAGATTTTCAGGTAGATTCATTAGAGAAGCTTGAATTTTATCCCGGAGTTTTTCAGAACCTGTCCAAAATTGCCAGAGAAATGGATTACGAATTGGTTATGGTCACCAATCAGGATGGTCTGGGAACGGATAGTTTCCCTTATGAAGATTTTATAAAGCCACATGAAAAAATGCTCAAAACTTTCGAAAACGAAGGAATTATTTTCAGTGATATTCTGATTGATAAAAGTTTTGAACATGAAAATCTTCCGACCAGAAAACCGGGAACCGGAATGCTTTCAAAATATATGTACGGGAATTATGATCTTGAAAATTCGTATGTAATCGGAGATCGAGATACAGACATTCAACTGGCTGTTAACTTGGGTTCTAAATCAATTTTCCTCAATGAAAGCTTTAATGAAGAAGCAACTCTTGGTACAACCAGCTGGAACAGTATTTATTCATTTTTAAAACAGGAATCAAGAAAGGCTAAAGTCTGCAGAAAAACCAATGAAACCGAAATAGACATTGAAATAGACCTGAACGGAAATGGAGTTTCTGAGATCTCAACCGGACTTCATTTTTTTGATCATATGCTGGAACAGATTTCAAAACACGGAAATTTAGATCTGAAAATCAAAGTGAATGGTGATCTTCAGGTAGACGAACACCACACCATCGAAGATACAGGAATTGCTTTAGGTGAAGCCTTTTTAAAAGCATTAGGGAATAAAAAAGGAATTGAAAGATATGGTTTTCTGCTTCCTATGGACGACTGTCTGGCGCAGGCCGCTATAGATTTCGGAGGAAGATCATGGCTGGTATGGAATGTTGATTTCAAAAGAGAGAAAATAGGCGATGTTCCTACAGAAATGTTCTTTCACTTCTTCAAATCATTTACAGATTCTTCGAGATCCAATCTGAATATTAAAGCAGAAGGTAGTAATGAACATCATAAAATAGAGGCCGTATTCAAAGCATTTGCAAAAACAATTAAAATGGCGGTAAACCAGTCGGACAGCAATTATAATTTACCATCAACCAAAGGAACTTTATAG
- the hisH gene encoding imidazole glycerol phosphate synthase subunit HisH, with translation MIALIKYNGGNVSSVQNALARLNIQSIVTDDPELILNADKVIFPGVGEASSTMKVLKEKGLDTLIPALKQPVLGICLGMQLMCGDNEEGGVKGMGIFDVDVKKFPPGDLVPHMGWNTISNLQSPLFSGIEENSDMYFVHSYYCAVSDATATVCDYILPFSASLQKDNFFAVQFHPEKSGPKGSQILKNFINL, from the coding sequence ATGATCGCATTAATAAAATATAACGGAGGAAACGTAAGTTCGGTTCAAAATGCATTGGCCCGACTGAACATTCAATCCATAGTTACCGATGATCCTGAACTGATCCTGAACGCGGATAAAGTTATTTTTCCGGGGGTAGGAGAAGCCTCTTCCACGATGAAAGTATTGAAAGAAAAAGGCCTTGACACGCTTATTCCTGCTTTAAAACAGCCGGTTCTCGGGATTTGTCTCGGCATGCAGCTGATGTGTGGAGATAATGAAGAAGGTGGGGTAAAGGGAATGGGGATTTTTGATGTAGATGTTAAAAAATTTCCACCTGGAGACCTTGTTCCGCATATGGGCTGGAACACGATTTCAAACTTGCAGTCACCACTTTTTTCAGGGATTGAAGAAAACAGTGATATGTATTTTGTTCACAGCTACTACTGTGCAGTGTCGGATGCTACGGCGACGGTATGTGATTATATTCTGCCGTTCAGTGCATCGCTGCAGAAAGATAATTTTTTTGCAGTACAGTTTCACCCTGAAAAATCGGGACCAAAAGGCAGCCAGATTTTAAAAAACTTCATAAACCTATAA
- the hisA gene encoding 1-(5-phosphoribosyl)-5-[(5-phosphoribosylamino)methylideneamino]imidazole-4-carboxamide isomerase, whose product MKIIPAIDIIDGKCVRLSKGDYATKKVYNENPLEVAKEFENYGIQFLHLVDLDGAKSKHIVNQKVLESIAKETSLQIDFGGGLKTVEDIEIAFNAGARQITIGSIAVQDPEFCYTLIQKYGAEKIILGADCDNRKIKTSGWLEESDKDVIDFILQYQKKGIQQVICTDISKDGMLEGPSTELYKDILGKSLVQLVASGGISGIKDVYEMRDIGCSGTIIGKAIYEGKIGLKELQNCIENA is encoded by the coding sequence ATGAAAATTATTCCAGCTATTGATATTATTGACGGAAAATGTGTTCGCCTGTCAAAAGGAGATTACGCTACAAAGAAAGTATACAATGAAAACCCCTTAGAAGTGGCTAAAGAGTTTGAAAATTATGGAATCCAATTTCTTCATCTGGTCGATCTGGATGGGGCAAAATCTAAACATATTGTGAATCAGAAAGTACTGGAGTCCATTGCAAAAGAAACATCTTTGCAGATTGATTTCGGAGGTGGTTTAAAGACGGTGGAAGATATTGAAATAGCTTTTAACGCAGGTGCCAGACAAATAACAATTGGAAGTATTGCCGTACAGGATCCTGAATTTTGTTATACTTTAATTCAAAAATATGGAGCTGAAAAAATTATTCTCGGAGCCGATTGTGACAACAGGAAAATAAAAACCTCAGGATGGCTGGAAGAAAGTGATAAAGACGTGATTGATTTTATTCTTCAATATCAGAAAAAAGGAATCCAGCAGGTGATTTGTACCGATATTTCAAAAGACGGAATGCTGGAAGGGCCATCAACAGAACTTTATAAAGATATTCTAGGAAAAAGTCTTGTTCAACTGGTGGCTAGCGGAGGAATTTCAGGCATTAAGGATGTCTATGAAATGAGAGATATTGGCTGTTCAGGAACAATTATAGGAAAGGCTATTTATGAAGGAAAGATAGGATTAAAAGAACTTCAAAACTGTATTGAAAATGCTTAA
- the hisF gene encoding imidazole glycerol phosphate synthase subunit HisF — MLKKRIIPCLDIKDGTTVKGINFEGLRNAGDPIELAVKYEQEGADELVFLDITATIEDRKTFAGLVKDIARNLSIPFTVGGGISTAEDVRRLLEAGADKISINSSAVKNPQLIYKLAKEFGSQCIVVAIDTRFTDGSDLVYIRGGKLATSLNTVEWAKEAASLGAGEILLTSMDGDGTKSGFDLRITKLVSEAVNIPVIASGGAGSVTDFIKVFDETKATGALAASIFHFNEVPIQELKKQLKIQKIPVR; from the coding sequence ATGCTTAAAAAGAGAATTATTCCATGTCTGGATATCAAAGACGGAACTACGGTAAAAGGAATCAACTTTGAAGGTCTCCGTAACGCCGGTGATCCTATAGAACTTGCTGTGAAATATGAACAGGAGGGGGCAGACGAATTGGTTTTCCTTGATATTACAGCAACGATAGAAGACAGAAAAACATTTGCCGGATTAGTGAAAGATATTGCGCGAAATCTAAGTATTCCCTTTACTGTAGGAGGAGGGATTTCCACTGCTGAAGATGTAAGAAGGCTTCTGGAGGCCGGAGCAGACAAAATCAGTATCAATTCTTCTGCTGTTAAAAATCCACAGCTCATCTATAAGTTGGCAAAAGAATTTGGAAGTCAGTGTATCGTTGTGGCTATTGACACCCGTTTTACAGACGGATCAGATCTTGTCTACATCAGAGGAGGAAAGCTGGCCACCAGCCTGAATACAGTAGAATGGGCAAAAGAAGCAGCTTCTTTAGGAGCCGGAGAAATCCTGTTGACCTCTATGGATGGAGATGGTACCAAAAGTGGGTTTGATTTACGCATTACAAAGCTGGTTTCAGAGGCTGTCAATATCCCTGTGATTGCTTCCGGAGGGGCAGGAAGCGTAACTGATTTTATTAAAGTATTTGATGAAACAAAAGCAACAGGTGCATTAGCCGCCAGTATTTTCCATTTTAATGAAGTACCTATTCAAGAGTTAAAAAAACAATTAAAAATTCAAAAAATTCCTGTACGATGA
- the hisIE gene encoding bifunctional phosphoribosyl-AMP cyclohydrolase/phosphoribosyl-ATP diphosphatase HisIE has translation MKIDFEKSNGLVPVIIQDSRTQQVLMLGYMNEEAFEKTEKEGIVTFFSRSKNRLWTKGEESGNFLTVKSISIDCDQDTVLIQAIPENIVCHTGSFSCFGEKEAKGFLYELEAKIADRIDSKTDGSYTYSLYQRGINKMAQKVGEEAVELVIEAKDSNDDLFKNEAADLLYHFLILLKAKDFSLADIERVLLSRDQ, from the coding sequence ATGAAAATAGATTTCGAAAAAAGTAATGGTCTTGTTCCGGTAATTATTCAGGACAGCAGAACACAGCAGGTTCTTATGCTTGGTTATATGAATGAAGAGGCTTTTGAAAAGACAGAAAAGGAAGGTATTGTCACCTTTTTCAGCCGTTCCAAAAACAGACTCTGGACAAAAGGTGAAGAATCCGGTAATTTCCTGACAGTAAAAAGTATAAGTATAGACTGTGATCAGGATACGGTCTTAATTCAGGCTATACCTGAGAACATTGTCTGTCACACCGGAAGTTTCAGCTGTTTTGGAGAAAAAGAGGCGAAAGGGTTTCTGTATGAGCTGGAAGCTAAAATAGCCGATAGAATTGATAGTAAGACCGATGGTTCTTATACTTATTCACTTTATCAGAGAGGGATCAATAAAATGGCTCAGAAAGTAGGTGAGGAGGCGGTAGAACTGGTTATTGAAGCGAAAGACAGTAACGATGATCTTTTCAAAAACGAAGCCGCCGACTTGCTGTATCATTTTTTAATTCTTTTAAAAGCAAAAGACTTTTCTTTAGCAGATATTGAACGTGTTTTACTTAGCAGAGACCAATAA
- a CDS encoding T9SS type A sorting domain-containing protein, with amino-acid sequence MKRIYSGACILCTILGLSAQEVLWQKDIKSSTQDFLSQVTTTIDQQYLITGSSIQTQKLSTENKQNNGYDFHLVKLNQQGDQVWEKYFSGNNHDYLSASVSTQEGGFLLAGTSYSGKGLDKKEDSKGGSDIWLIRLNEFGDELWQKTLGTSSDEEARSVIQSTDLGFFVAGNVQNSSKGYGSKDVLITRLDKNGKILSETILGGKGLDEVEKMIPTRDGGALLGIYSRSSEVRVPASTDKTTAATLYPVSRTQKFTENFGEGDYWIVKLNKDGKVEWEKNFGGKGDDHIRTLALTSAGYIIGGESRSERSGNKSVGIEEGTDLWLISLNERGEEIWQKSYNFKNRDILMGMSVIQSQDSRAKNQDLTKGILLGGYTQAEGHMENEDETFWMLYLNQDGNEQWRKHVKGESRNREERLSDIKLNRDGSIILAGTSAEELGKENWKIVKLGDSQINKLIEKQDIKIYPNPVSDYAYVEIGFDFKEADILLYDMGGRQLQSLKTKNKVTKINTQNLIQGAYLVTIKTDTNKTANAKLIKK; translated from the coding sequence ATGAAGAGAATCTATTCTGGTGCATGTATTCTATGTACCATTCTTGGGCTTTCTGCCCAGGAAGTATTATGGCAGAAAGATATCAAATCCAGTACGCAGGATTTTCTAAGCCAGGTGACTACCACCATCGATCAGCAATACCTTATCACAGGAAGCTCGATCCAAACCCAGAAACTTTCAACGGAAAATAAACAAAACAACGGTTACGATTTTCATTTGGTAAAACTGAACCAACAGGGCGATCAGGTCTGGGAAAAATATTTCTCAGGAAATAACCATGATTACCTTTCTGCTTCCGTATCCACCCAGGAAGGCGGGTTTCTGTTAGCCGGAACCTCTTACTCAGGAAAAGGTTTAGATAAAAAAGAAGACTCCAAAGGTGGATCTGATATCTGGCTGATAAGACTCAATGAATTCGGGGACGAACTTTGGCAGAAAACATTAGGGACATCTTCCGATGAAGAAGCAAGATCTGTCATTCAAAGTACTGACCTTGGATTCTTTGTAGCAGGCAATGTTCAGAACTCTTCTAAAGGCTATGGCTCCAAAGATGTTTTGATCACCAGACTGGATAAAAACGGAAAAATTCTTTCTGAAACTATCTTAGGCGGAAAAGGATTGGATGAAGTAGAGAAAATGATTCCTACACGCGATGGCGGAGCCTTATTGGGTATCTATTCCAGAAGTTCTGAAGTTCGGGTTCCTGCATCCACAGACAAGACTACTGCAGCAACTCTTTATCCTGTATCACGTACCCAGAAATTCACTGAAAACTTCGGAGAAGGCGATTACTGGATCGTGAAGCTTAACAAAGACGGAAAAGTGGAATGGGAGAAGAACTTTGGAGGGAAAGGTGATGATCATATCAGAACACTGGCTTTAACATCAGCTGGATATATCATCGGTGGAGAATCCAGATCCGAAAGATCAGGAAATAAGTCGGTAGGCATTGAAGAAGGCACAGACCTTTGGCTGATTTCATTAAACGAAAGAGGCGAAGAGATCTGGCAGAAATCCTACAATTTCAAAAACAGGGATATTTTAATGGGGATGAGTGTTATTCAGAGCCAGGATTCAAGAGCCAAGAACCAAGACCTGACCAAAGGGATTTTATTAGGTGGCTATACTCAGGCAGAAGGGCACATGGAGAATGAAGATGAAACTTTCTGGATGTTGTATCTGAACCAGGATGGAAATGAGCAGTGGAGAAAGCATGTCAAAGGAGAATCCAGAAATAGAGAAGAAAGACTTTCAGATATAAAACTCAACAGAGACGGTTCCATTATTCTGGCAGGAACGAGTGCAGAAGAACTTGGAAAAGAGAACTGGAAGATTGTAAAGCTGGGAGACAGTCAGATTAACAAACTAATCGAAAAACAGGACATCAAGATCTATCCGAATCCGGTATCAGACTATGCTTACGTGGAAATAGGGTTTGATTTTAAAGAAGCTGATATTCTGCTGTATGATATGGGCGGAAGACAGCTTCAGAGCTTGAAAACTAAGAATAAAGTAACGAAGATTAACACCCAGAATCTGATTCAGGGGGCTTATCTGGTGACGATAAAAACTGACACCAATAAAACAGCAAATGCTAAACTGATCAAGAAATAA
- a CDS encoding DUF6443 domain-containing protein, with product MMKKNRITTHWVSALKKRQKSPCFSVFALLFSFTTVFAQTNLSTAENYVYTKSCMDGDCIKKSETVQYFDGLGRPIQTVAIKATPLGRDVVIPVEYDAKGRQAKSYLPVPQAATANGAIYTNPLGNASSAGYGNEKIYAEKRYDDAFTGRVSQVVPAGTAWSQKPAQMAYATNTEGEVKKYKINTHWTEGRTDSEISLLASYPANQLMKTSVTDPDGNTSTEFKNGKGQTILVRKNDGTQNVDTYYLHNEYGQLVYVIPPLALGGSAPDQTMLDKLCYQYRYDGLGRLVEKKVPGKGWEWMIYDKQDRLVGAQDAVMRTKSQWMYTKYDRFGRVTFTGINSGGDRMSEQANADAYGSNNASRTSGVFFNREGMDVYYDPNGTYPGVAWVKLLSVNYYDTYPAYSFNPAFPSAVLGESVISDTQNASVNTQAMPTLSLVKNIEDDNWTKTYAYYDKKGRSIGSYTINHLGGYTRTETELDFAGAAQQTKVYHKRLNTDTEKVISQSFDYDSQNRMIKHRHQVGSGPVEVLTENTYNELSQLSNKKVGGGLESMDYQYDIRGALTKINDPAALGTKLFGYAMKYQNPEYTNVAPGKSNGNISEIDWKSASDGILKRYSYVYDPLNRLKDAIYAEPGATAPHNNNYNEYATYDLHGNIKTLRRNAFPVTGNTATMVDDLVYQYTGNRLDKVIENAMNDTGYEGGNNGIDYDDNGNMITMKDKGMQSIGYNFLSQPDQYAITQATVLGTNSYSLNYLYRADGTKLRKTYFKPSSGRGSSDTTRMTDYLDGFQYSYFEGGGPCLTCRTETAFEMQAYKNISELPGIGGPPEWKLDFVPTAEGFYSFTENRYIYQYKDHLGNTRVSFARNSAGAPEILDTSNYYPFGLNHTGGNGLNSSGFGSWQSYKYNGKELQETGMYDFGARMYMADLGRWGVIDPLAEQMRRYSPYNFAFNNPISFIDPDGMAPKMHQFSMPGDSRPDAYSGGNNPNWLGLGNTGGIETGGYGGGNSYSVLSSLGNSNDYLLDELRAAWANRTNKISSSTTPNGDLIWWTGKPRENVSLTNDGANVDADPGIMHVLKILDNSLSSLVTSIDDASKRLMRYQTEDFFMDAEKHINGSLGVSGMALDGFNKLSNTTKLRSLYLLSAATGIRAGKILNGAKGFANFFGKISKSLGVAGTALTVGVNAYEYYSGEWDAHSVINTALIGATVIATFVTMPAVVAAAPVILTAVAVYGVADYVFGIGDSIDKNFGRKSTFWYP from the coding sequence ATGATGAAAAAAAACAGAATAACAACACATTGGGTTTCAGCATTGAAAAAGAGGCAAAAGAGCCCCTGTTTTTCAGTCTTCGCTCTTCTCTTTTCATTCACTACCGTTTTTGCACAGACGAATCTCAGTACCGCAGAGAACTATGTCTATACCAAAAGCTGTATGGATGGGGACTGTATTAAGAAATCAGAAACCGTTCAGTATTTTGACGGATTGGGAAGACCCATTCAAACGGTTGCTATCAAAGCCACCCCATTGGGAAGAGATGTGGTCATCCCTGTAGAATATGATGCAAAAGGGAGACAGGCGAAAAGCTACCTTCCCGTTCCTCAGGCTGCTACTGCGAATGGAGCCATCTATACCAATCCTTTGGGAAATGCTTCCTCCGCAGGGTACGGAAATGAAAAGATCTATGCTGAAAAACGCTATGACGATGCCTTCACGGGCAGAGTAAGTCAGGTGGTTCCTGCCGGAACTGCCTGGTCACAAAAACCGGCTCAGATGGCTTATGCAACCAATACAGAGGGTGAAGTAAAAAAATATAAGATAAACACCCATTGGACAGAAGGGAGAACTGATTCAGAGATTTCCCTGTTGGCTTCTTATCCTGCGAACCAGCTGATGAAAACTTCTGTAACGGATCCGGACGGAAATACTTCCACGGAATTCAAAAATGGTAAAGGACAGACGATACTGGTAAGAAAAAATGACGGTACCCAGAATGTGGATACTTATTACCTCCACAATGAATATGGTCAGTTGGTATATGTTATTCCACCATTGGCTCTGGGAGGTTCAGCGCCTGATCAGACGATGCTGGACAAGCTGTGTTACCAGTACCGCTATGACGGGCTGGGCAGACTGGTAGAGAAAAAGGTCCCGGGAAAAGGCTGGGAATGGATGATCTACGATAAGCAGGACCGCCTTGTGGGAGCTCAGGATGCTGTTATGAGAACCAAAAGCCAGTGGATGTATACCAAATACGACAGGTTCGGAAGAGTGACTTTTACAGGAATTAACTCAGGAGGAGACAGAATGTCTGAGCAGGCGAATGCTGATGCTTATGGAAGTAATAACGCAAGCAGAACTTCAGGTGTCTTCTTTAACCGTGAGGGTATGGATGTCTATTATGATCCCAATGGAACCTATCCGGGTGTAGCGTGGGTAAAGCTTCTCTCGGTTAATTATTACGATACCTATCCTGCCTACAGCTTCAATCCGGCATTTCCTTCTGCAGTATTGGGAGAATCTGTTATCAGCGATACACAGAATGCTTCCGTTAATACCCAGGCTATGCCTACCCTAAGCCTTGTGAAAAATATTGAGGATGACAACTGGACCAAAACGTATGCCTACTATGATAAAAAAGGAAGATCAATAGGTTCCTATACCATTAATCATTTGGGTGGATATACCAGAACGGAGACTGAACTGGATTTTGCAGGCGCAGCCCAACAGACGAAAGTATACCACAAAAGGCTCAACACAGATACCGAAAAGGTGATCTCTCAGAGCTTTGATTATGACAGCCAGAACCGAATGATAAAACACCGTCACCAGGTAGGCAGCGGACCTGTAGAAGTGCTTACGGAAAACACCTATAATGAGCTCTCACAGCTTTCTAATAAAAAAGTGGGTGGTGGCCTGGAAAGCATGGATTATCAGTATGACATCCGTGGGGCTCTGACCAAAATCAATGATCCTGCTGCTTTAGGAACAAAGCTTTTTGGGTATGCAATGAAATACCAGAATCCGGAATATACAAACGTAGCTCCGGGGAAAAGCAATGGGAATATTTCAGAAATAGACTGGAAGTCTGCTTCAGATGGGATCCTTAAAAGATATTCTTATGTATACGACCCGCTGAACAGGCTGAAAGATGCTATCTATGCAGAGCCCGGTGCAACGGCGCCCCACAACAATAATTACAATGAGTATGCGACCTATGATCTGCACGGCAATATCAAAACCTTGCGGAGAAATGCTTTCCCGGTAACAGGAAATACGGCTACCATGGTAGATGACCTGGTGTATCAGTACACCGGAAACCGCCTGGATAAGGTCATTGAAAATGCCATGAACGATACGGGATACGAAGGGGGAAACAATGGGATTGATTATGATGACAATGGCAATATGATCACGATGAAAGATAAAGGGATGCAGAGCATTGGCTATAATTTCCTAAGCCAGCCTGATCAATATGCCATTACACAGGCCACTGTTTTAGGAACCAACTCCTACAGTCTTAATTATCTGTACCGCGCCGACGGAACAAAGCTTAGAAAAACCTATTTCAAGCCATCAAGCGGAAGAGGGTCTTCAGATACCACCCGTATGACCGATTATTTAGACGGTTTCCAGTATTCTTATTTTGAAGGTGGCGGCCCATGTCTGACCTGTAGAACGGAGACGGCCTTTGAAATGCAGGCTTATAAAAACATCAGTGAGCTTCCCGGAATTGGCGGCCCACCGGAGTGGAAGCTTGATTTTGTACCTACCGCAGAAGGGTTTTACAGTTTCACCGAAAACCGGTATATTTACCAGTATAAAGACCATTTAGGAAATACAAGGGTAAGTTTCGCCAGAAACAGCGCAGGTGCTCCTGAAATTTTAGACACAAGCAACTACTATCCTTTTGGCTTAAACCATACAGGAGGAAACGGACTGAACAGCTCTGGGTTCGGAAGCTGGCAAAGCTATAAATACAACGGAAAAGAGCTGCAGGAAACAGGAATGTATGATTTTGGAGCCAGAATGTACATGGCTGATCTGGGGAGATGGGGCGTAATAGATCCTCTGGCAGAGCAAATGAGAAGGTATTCTCCTTATAATTTTGCATTTAACAATCCTATTAGCTTTATAGATCCGGATGGGATGGCACCTAAGATGCACCAGTTCAGTATGCCTGGTGATTCCCGCCCTGATGCATATTCAGGAGGTAATAACCCAAACTGGTTAGGATTAGGAAATACAGGAGGAATTGAAACAGGAGGATATGGAGGTGGAAATAGCTATTCTGTTTTATCATCATTAGGTAATTCAAACGACTATTTGCTGGATGAGCTTAGAGCTGCATGGGCAAACAGAACTAATAAAATATCATCCAGTACAACTCCTAATGGTGATCTTATCTGGTGGACAGGGAAACCAAGGGAAAATGTTTCTTTAACAAATGATGGAGCGAATGTAGATGCTGATCCTGGAATTATGCATGTTCTGAAAATTTTAGATAATAGTCTATCCAGTCTAGTAACTAGTATTGATGATGCAAGTAAACGCTTGATGAGATATCAAACTGAAGATTTTTTCATGGATGCTGAAAAGCATATCAATGGAAGCTTAGGTGTATCCGGAATGGCGTTAGATGGATTTAATAAATTATCAAATACTACAAAATTAAGATCATTATATTTATTATCAGCTGCTACGGGAATTAGAGCAGGTAAAATTCTCAACGGAGCTAAAGGTTTTGCAAATTTTTTTGGGAAGATTTCTAAAAGTCTAGGAGTTGCAGGGACAGCTTTAACAGTAGGAGTTAACGCATATGAATACTATTCGGGTGAATGGGATGCACATTCAGTGATTAATACGGCTTTGATAGGTGCTACTGTCATAGCGACATTTGTAACGATGCCTGCTGTTGTTGCAGCTGCGCCTGTTATTCTTACTGCTGTTGCGGTATATGGAGTAGCAGATTATGTTTTTGGCATAGGAGATTCGATTGATAAAAATTTTGGCAGGAAATCAACATTTTGGTATCCTTAA
- a CDS encoding RHS repeat-associated core domain-containing protein — MLDTSNYYPFGLNHTGGNGLNSSGFGSWQSYKYNGKELQETGMYDFGARMYMADLGRWGVIDPLAEQMRRYSPYNFAFNNPVSFIDPDGMAPKMHQFSMPGDSRPDAYSGGNNPNWLGLGNTGGIETGGYGGGNSYSVLSSLGNSNDYLLDELFAAWAADRNISASFNNGNLIYWTGNSSFNGVIRNNEMYGDYELGVAHSIPIQSTGDIPLDAYKDWADWSATVMEGGFEYVSNQRTTLYNSGHWVDNLGTMRNTNYAGRARGSLIGLRSDYVRTTAMYGKYAKRMGMIGHIISVGEVGYGVYEDKWKFGKNAQVATASVAGGMAGAAAGAWALGKIGGGIGTFVGPEGTVVGATIGGIVGGIVGGVWGGEIAEGWAEDLL, encoded by the coding sequence ATTTTAGACACAAGCAACTACTATCCTTTTGGATTAAACCATACGGGAGGAAACGGACTGAACAGCTCTGGGTTCGGAAGCTGGCAAAGCTATAAATACAACGGAAAAGAGCTTCAGGAAACCGGGATGTATGACTTTGGAGCCAGAATGTACATGGCTGATCTGGGGAGATGGGGTGTAATAGATCCATTGGCAGAGCAAATGAGAAGATATTCTCCTTATAATTTTGCATTTAACAATCCTGTAAGTTTCATAGATCCGGATGGAATGGCACCTAAGATGCACCAGTTCAGTATGCCTGGTGACTCCCGCCCTGATGCATATTCAGGAGGTAATAACCCAAACTGGTTAGGATTAGGAAATACAGGAGGAATTGAAACAGGAGGATATGGAGGTGGAAATAGCTATTCTGTTTTATCATCATTAGGTAATTCAAACGACTATTTGCTGGATGAGCTTTTTGCAGCGTGGGCAGCAGATAGAAACATAAGTGCTAGTTTTAATAATGGAAATCTAATTTATTGGACTGGAAATTCATCCTTCAATGGAGTTATCAGAAACAATGAAATGTATGGAGACTATGAATTGGGAGTAGCACACTCTATTCCAATTCAAAGTACAGGAGATATACCATTGGATGCTTATAAAGATTGGGCAGACTGGAGTGCAACTGTTATGGAAGGTGGTTTTGAGTATGTTTCAAATCAGAGAACTACTCTTTATAATAGTGGGCATTGGGTAGATAATTTAGGAACCATGAGAAATACTAATTATGCGGGTAGAGCAAGAGGATCACTAATAGGATTGAGAAGTGATTATGTAAGAACTACAGCAATGTATGGAAAATATGCTAAAAGAATGGGAATGATTGGTCACATAATTAGTGTAGGTGAAGTGGGTTATGGTGTTTATGAAGACAAGTGGAAATTTGGTAAAAATGCCCAAGTGGCTACCGCAAGTGTAGCTGGAGGTATGGCTGGAGCTGCAGCCGGAGCATGGGCTTTGGGGAAAATTGGAGGAGGAATTGGTACTTTTGTTGGTCCAGAAGGAACAGTTGTAGGAGCTACTATTGGAGGAATAGTCGGAGGAATAGTCGGAGGTGTTTGGGGAGGAGAAATTGCAGAAGGCTGGGCGGAAGATTTATTATAA